Proteins encoded by one window of Mesorhizobium sp. INR15:
- a CDS encoding cation diffusion facilitator family transporter gives MAHSHDHASQGHDHSHGAGHVHGSTDKKRVLIAACLTAGFMVAEALGGILTGSLALLADAGHMLADSIALGLAWYAFHLASRPATGRLTYGFGRVKTLVAYTNGIAIFVIALWIVYEAWGRLQAPAPVLGGPMLVVAILGLLVNIGSFFVLHGGDRDSLNMRGAILHVLGDLLGSAAAIVAALVILSTGWTPIDPILSVLVSLLILSTAWSLMREAAHVLLEGVPPSLDRDLIARDIEATVKGVREVHHMHVWSLDGSSTMATLHACLDEGVDAHQAVSTIKKRLASEHGISHATVEPEFGQCADEGEEHDHDYEHEAASHHGHHH, from the coding sequence TTGGCTCATTCCCACGACCACGCATCGCAAGGGCATGACCACAGTCACGGCGCCGGCCACGTCCATGGCTCGACCGACAAGAAACGCGTGCTCATCGCGGCCTGCCTGACAGCGGGCTTCATGGTGGCGGAAGCGCTGGGCGGCATCCTCACGGGGTCGCTGGCGTTGCTGGCGGACGCTGGCCACATGCTGGCCGATTCCATCGCGCTTGGCCTTGCCTGGTATGCCTTTCACCTCGCCAGCCGGCCCGCGACCGGGCGGCTGACCTATGGCTTTGGCCGGGTCAAGACTCTGGTCGCCTATACCAACGGCATTGCCATCTTCGTCATTGCGCTGTGGATCGTCTACGAGGCGTGGGGCCGGCTGCAGGCCCCGGCGCCGGTGCTGGGCGGTCCGATGCTGGTCGTGGCGATCCTTGGTCTGCTGGTCAACATCGGCTCCTTCTTCGTGCTGCATGGCGGCGACCGCGATAGCCTGAACATGCGCGGCGCCATCCTGCATGTGCTTGGCGATCTGCTCGGTTCGGCGGCGGCCATCGTGGCGGCGCTGGTTATCCTGTCGACCGGCTGGACGCCGATCGACCCTATCCTGTCGGTGCTGGTGTCGCTGCTGATCCTGTCCACGGCATGGTCGCTGATGCGGGAAGCCGCGCATGTCCTGCTGGAAGGCGTGCCGCCAAGCCTCGACCGCGATCTGATCGCCAGGGATATCGAAGCGACGGTCAAGGGCGTGCGCGAGGTGCACCACATGCATGTCTGGTCTCTCGATGGCTCAAGCACAATGGCGACGCTGCATGCCTGCCTCGACGAGGGCGTCGATGCGCATCAGGCGGTCAGCACCATCAAGAAGCGGCTTGCCAGCGAGCACGGCATCAGCCATGCCACTGTGGAACCGGAATTCGGGCAATGTGCCGACGAGGGTGAAGAACACGATCATGATTACGAGCATGAGGCGGCTTCGCATCACGGCCACCATCACTGA
- the denD gene encoding D-erythronate dehydrogenase, translating into MRILITGAAGMVGRKLIARLAKDGALRGRKIAALDLHDIVAPSAPAIDGVDVTLHTGDLAEPGAAESLVASCPDVVFHLAGIVSGEAEANFDLGYRVNLDGTRALFDAIRLADFVPRVVFTSSIAVFGAPFPDVIPDEFHPTPLTSYGTQKQMSEALLADYSRRGFFDGIGIRLPTICVRPGKPNKAASGFFSGIIREPLSGQEAILPVPRSVVHTHASPRSAVNFLIHAAGIDGAAVGPRRNLTMPGVAVTVGEQIDALERIAGAKAVKLIREEPDETIWAIVKGWPTRFEARRSRELGFAAEKSFDEIIRAHIEDELGGKI; encoded by the coding sequence ATGCGCATTCTGATCACAGGCGCGGCCGGCATGGTCGGCCGCAAGCTCATCGCCCGGCTGGCCAAGGACGGCGCATTGCGCGGCCGTAAGATCGCCGCGCTCGACCTGCATGATATCGTGGCGCCGTCCGCGCCAGCCATCGACGGCGTCGATGTCACGCTTCATACCGGCGATCTGGCGGAACCGGGCGCTGCGGAAAGCCTGGTCGCATCGTGCCCCGACGTCGTCTTCCATCTCGCTGGCATCGTGTCGGGCGAGGCGGAAGCCAATTTCGATCTCGGCTATCGTGTCAATCTCGATGGCACACGAGCACTGTTCGACGCCATAAGACTGGCCGATTTCGTGCCGCGCGTCGTCTTCACCTCATCGATCGCGGTGTTCGGAGCGCCGTTCCCGGATGTTATCCCGGATGAGTTCCATCCGACGCCGCTGACCTCCTATGGCACCCAGAAGCAGATGAGCGAAGCGCTGCTCGCCGACTATTCCAGGCGCGGCTTTTTCGACGGCATCGGCATCCGATTGCCGACCATCTGCGTGCGCCCCGGCAAGCCCAACAAGGCCGCTTCCGGCTTCTTCTCGGGGATCATTCGCGAGCCGCTGAGCGGGCAGGAGGCAATCCTGCCGGTGCCGCGCTCTGTCGTGCACACCCATGCCAGCCCTCGATCGGCGGTGAACTTCCTGATCCATGCGGCAGGCATCGATGGCGCAGCCGTCGGACCGCGCCGCAACCTGACGATGCCGGGCGTTGCCGTCACCGTCGGCGAACAGATCGACGCGCTGGAACGCATCGCCGGCGCCAAGGCGGTCAAGCTGATCCGTGAGGAGCCGGACGAGACGATCTGGGCGATCGTCAAGGGTTGGCCGACCCGGTTCGAGGCACGGCGGTCAAGGGAATTGGGCTTTGCCGCCGAGAAGAGTTTCGACGAGATCATCCGCGCGCATATCGAGGATGAGCTCGGCGGGAAGATCTAG
- a CDS encoding FAD-dependent monooxygenase, with amino-acid sequence MARILVSGCSIAGPTVAYWLSISRHRVTIVERAPGPRPGGQAIDVRGSALDVLARMGILEDARAKRTAMKGVSLVDAHGVETWRSEEGTLSGGKFASGDIEILRDDLSMLIFGKLSPDVEVIYDESITNIEDRTDQVLVTFQSGATRSFDLVIGADGPRSEVRNLVFGNDPKFVHSLGVALAVFTAPNSLALKDWQIAHRQGKGGFLIYTARDNLELRVAFGFEIAGDEDRAMDVAEQKKLLADRCAHYRWKIPELIKAAQAASDFYCGTVAQVRMDRWSKGRCALVGDAAYCPSPFSGQGTSLAMVGAYVLASELTGDPTQHAAAFDRYEARLRHYVELNQALAYLEDGDPKADGLRESAKNAICI; translated from the coding sequence ATGGCCAGGATTCTTGTTTCCGGTTGCAGCATTGCAGGGCCGACGGTCGCGTATTGGCTCAGCATCTCGCGGCATCGCGTCACCATCGTTGAGCGCGCGCCGGGACCGCGGCCCGGTGGTCAGGCAATCGACGTTAGGGGATCGGCCCTCGATGTTCTTGCCCGGATGGGAATCCTGGAAGATGCACGGGCAAAACGAACGGCGATGAAAGGGGTCTCGCTCGTGGATGCCCATGGCGTCGAGACATGGCGCTCCGAAGAAGGGACGCTCAGCGGCGGAAAATTTGCCTCGGGCGACATTGAGATCCTTCGAGACGATCTGTCCATGCTCATCTTTGGGAAATTGAGCCCAGATGTCGAAGTGATCTATGACGAGTCCATAACGAACATCGAAGATCGGACCGATCAGGTTCTGGTTACTTTCCAGAGCGGAGCCACGCGATCCTTCGATCTCGTCATTGGCGCGGACGGACCGAGATCAGAAGTTAGAAACCTTGTCTTTGGCAATGACCCAAAATTTGTCCATTCGTTGGGCGTAGCCTTGGCGGTTTTCACAGCTCCGAATTCTCTTGCGTTAAAAGACTGGCAGATCGCGCATCGGCAAGGAAAAGGAGGTTTCCTGATCTATACGGCACGAGACAACCTCGAGCTGCGCGTCGCATTTGGCTTTGAAATAGCGGGCGATGAAGATCGGGCGATGGACGTCGCCGAGCAGAAAAAGCTGCTTGCGGATCGCTGTGCGCATTACCGCTGGAAAATTCCCGAGCTGATCAAGGCAGCACAGGCTGCTTCGGATTTTTACTGCGGCACCGTCGCACAAGTCCGGATGGATCGATGGTCAAAAGGAAGGTGCGCGTTAGTCGGCGATGCCGCCTATTGTCCATCACCCTTCTCTGGGCAGGGCACCAGCCTTGCAATGGTCGGCGCCTATGTTCTGGCATCGGAACTGACAGGAGATCCAACGCAGCATGCAGCGGCATTCGATCGCTATGAAGCGCGCTTGCGCCACTACGTCGAGCTGAACCAGGCGTTGGCCTATCTCGAAGATGGCGATCCCAAAGCGGATGGGCTGCGTGAAAGCGCCAAAAACGCCATCTGCATTTGA
- a CDS encoding TetR/AcrR family transcriptional regulator, whose product MKSRRRGPLLENAILDAAWAELAVTGYEGLRMDAVAARAGTSKTVLYRRWPSRVELVLASLRKNSAAPAGAPDKGNLRDDVVAILTWLSDRYQSFPDIMRGIMVELPDVEGNVTQSSVHFMTIAMDRAMVRGEIGPAMPSPRVCRVAMDLTRYEMFVTRKPLQAEAITELVDLIFMPLVSSWSKDALDSLDVEFQVRNTKKPD is encoded by the coding sequence ATGAAATCTCGTCGTCGCGGCCCTCTCCTCGAGAATGCCATTCTGGATGCCGCCTGGGCCGAACTCGCCGTGACCGGCTATGAGGGACTGCGGATGGATGCGGTTGCAGCCCGCGCCGGAACCAGCAAAACAGTTCTGTACCGGCGGTGGCCGAGCCGGGTAGAGCTAGTGCTTGCCTCTTTGCGGAAGAACTCCGCCGCCCCGGCCGGAGCACCAGACAAAGGCAACCTTCGAGACGATGTCGTCGCCATTTTGACATGGCTGTCCGATCGCTATCAGAGCTTTCCGGATATCATGCGAGGCATCATGGTGGAGTTGCCGGATGTAGAAGGCAACGTCACTCAATCCTCGGTACATTTCATGACAATAGCCATGGACCGTGCCATGGTGCGAGGTGAGATTGGTCCTGCCATGCCATCGCCGAGGGTATGTCGTGTCGCAATGGATCTTACGCGCTACGAGATGTTTGTCACTCGCAAGCCGTTGCAAGCAGAAGCCATAACGGAGCTCGTCGATCTAATTTTCATGCCGCTTGTTTCGAGTTGGTCGAAGGACGCTTTGGACAGCCTGGATGTGGAGTTTCAGGTTCGAAACACCAAGAAGCCAGACTAA
- a CDS encoding nickel/cobalt transporter yields MMHFANSAHAQSSLGIGVNDGMAPTTGPFAHILMWINLRQQEFYRELATAMKAMRDDGSKLWVLIGLSFAYGIFHAAGPGHGKAVISSYMVANEVALRRGILLSFVSALLQGLTAIAVMLLAYFVLRGTTISMTDAAWFMEILSYVFVTLFGAWLLWRKLGPSVLRLFGRGPAYSLSAAHAGHSHAGHSHAGHSHAAHAHSHALHAHDAHDHHDHAHDHAAHDHHDHGAHGHGAHDQHHHDHAAGEVCDTCGHSHAPDPALLSGDRFDWRTAWTAVAAVGIRPCSGALIVLSFALLNGLWLGGLLSVLAMSIGTAITVSALATLAVTAKNWAVYFAGDGRMGNRIHTIVEIGGAAFVFLFGLLLLSASLAA; encoded by the coding sequence ATGATGCATTTCGCCAATTCCGCCCATGCCCAGAGTTCGCTCGGCATCGGCGTGAATGACGGCATGGCGCCGACCACCGGTCCGTTCGCCCACATCCTGATGTGGATCAACCTGCGGCAGCAGGAATTCTATCGCGAGCTGGCAACGGCGATGAAGGCGATGCGTGACGACGGCAGCAAGCTTTGGGTGCTCATCGGCCTGTCGTTCGCCTACGGCATTTTCCACGCCGCCGGCCCCGGCCACGGCAAGGCGGTGATCTCGTCCTACATGGTGGCCAACGAAGTGGCACTGCGGCGCGGCATCCTTTTGTCCTTCGTCTCGGCACTGCTGCAGGGACTGACCGCGATCGCGGTCATGCTGCTCGCCTATTTCGTGCTGCGCGGCACCACCATTTCGATGACCGACGCCGCGTGGTTCATGGAAATCCTGAGCTATGTCTTCGTCACGCTGTTCGGCGCTTGGCTTTTGTGGCGCAAGCTTGGCCCTTCCGTCCTGCGCCTGTTTGGCAGAGGCCCCGCCTACAGCCTTTCGGCGGCCCACGCCGGCCACTCCCATGCAGGCCATTCGCACGCGGGTCATTCGCACGCGGCGCATGCCCATTCCCACGCGCTTCACGCCCATGACGCGCACGACCATCATGACCATGCGCACGATCACGCCGCGCATGACCATCACGACCATGGCGCGCATGGTCACGGTGCACACGACCAGCATCATCACGATCATGCGGCGGGCGAGGTCTGCGACACCTGTGGGCATTCGCATGCGCCTGACCCGGCGCTGCTCTCCGGTGATCGCTTCGACTGGCGCACGGCGTGGACGGCGGTGGCGGCTGTCGGCATCCGCCCCTGCTCCGGCGCGCTGATCGTGTTGAGCTTCGCGTTGCTCAATGGGCTCTGGCTCGGCGGCCTGCTGTCGGTTCTGGCGATGTCGATCGGCACGGCGATCACCGTCTCGGCGCTGGCGACGCTCGCGGTGACCGCCAAGAACTGGGCAGTGTATTTCGCCGGTGACGGCCGCATGGGCAACCGCATCCACACGATCGTCGAGATCGGCGGCGCTGCCTTCGTGTTCCTGTTCGGACTGCTGCTCCTGTCGGCGAGCCTGGCGGCTTAG
- a CDS encoding DUF1007 family protein, which yields MHLKRRAIMLVSALAATLAAVGPAQVHPHVFAEARLDVILSPDHQSVKALRHLWRFDDLFSSTVMMEFDKNSDLKLDDKELKDVADTVHASLAEYNYFQLVTVDGKDVTMVPPPHLMANFDNDQLIILFESEPKVPIKLVGKIDIGVYDPTFYTAIDFTEDANLKVEGLPSNCTSKVVRPDPDEAIKENQKTLTDAFFNDPTGTDMSKIFATKLELNCQPEG from the coding sequence ATGCACCTGAAACGAAGGGCGATCATGCTGGTTTCGGCCCTGGCGGCGACACTGGCCGCCGTGGGACCGGCGCAAGTGCATCCACACGTCTTCGCCGAGGCGCGCCTCGACGTCATCCTCAGCCCGGATCACCAAAGTGTGAAAGCGCTGCGCCATCTCTGGCGCTTCGACGACCTGTTTTCCAGTACGGTGATGATGGAGTTCGACAAGAACTCCGACCTGAAGCTTGACGACAAGGAGCTGAAGGATGTCGCCGACACCGTTCATGCCTCGCTGGCCGAGTACAATTACTTTCAGCTGGTCACCGTCGACGGCAAGGACGTGACCATGGTGCCGCCGCCGCATCTGATGGCCAATTTCGACAATGACCAGCTCATCATCCTGTTCGAGTCCGAACCGAAGGTGCCGATCAAGCTCGTCGGCAAGATCGATATCGGCGTCTACGACCCGACCTTCTACACTGCGATCGACTTCACCGAGGACGCCAATCTGAAGGTCGAGGGCCTGCCCTCGAACTGCACCAGCAAGGTCGTTCGTCCGGACCCGGACGAAGCGATCAAGGAAAACCAGAAGACCCTGACGGACGCTTTCTTCAACGATCCGACAGGCACCGACATGAGCAAGATCTTCGCCACCAAGCTTGAACTGAACTGCCAGCCAGAAGGATGA
- a CDS encoding LysR family transcriptional regulator, translating into MDTLTRMRAFIDVVEAEGFSAAARKIGRSKALLSKYVRELEDELGALLLNRTTRQFSMTEAGHTYYRRASEIVREVDSLADAVRESSGDVRGRIKLSAPRTFADAPIGQSLIDFAKQYPDIVLDIHLDDRFVDLVEEGFDLAVRISRLENSSLIARRLAPFSIKLCASPELIAKHGMPLRPQDLGRIPCIVDTNGKGLNNWQFKGDNGDMVSVSVSGPIEVNSPMAARAAAVAGLGFSILPDFIAAPDIASGRLVTALDDRILSGGGIFTVYPHRRYLPAKVRVFVDFLVQWFKTLDAA; encoded by the coding sequence ATGGACACACTGACCCGGATGCGCGCCTTCATCGACGTCGTCGAGGCCGAAGGCTTTTCGGCGGCGGCGCGCAAGATCGGCCGCTCCAAGGCGCTGCTGTCCAAATATGTGCGCGAGCTGGAAGACGAGCTCGGCGCGCTGCTCCTCAACCGGACCACTCGCCAGTTCTCGATGACCGAAGCCGGCCACACCTATTACCGCCGTGCCTCCGAAATCGTGCGCGAGGTCGACAGCCTTGCCGACGCGGTGCGCGAATCCTCAGGCGACGTGCGCGGAAGGATCAAGCTGTCGGCGCCGCGCACCTTCGCCGATGCGCCGATCGGCCAGTCGCTGATCGACTTCGCCAAGCAGTATCCCGACATCGTGCTCGACATCCATCTCGACGACCGCTTCGTCGACCTGGTCGAGGAAGGCTTCGACCTTGCCGTGCGCATTTCGCGGCTGGAGAATTCGTCGCTGATCGCCAGGCGCCTGGCGCCATTTTCTATAAAGCTGTGCGCCTCTCCCGAACTCATCGCCAAGCACGGCATGCCGCTGCGCCCGCAAGACCTTGGCCGCATCCCCTGCATTGTCGACACCAACGGAAAGGGGCTGAACAACTGGCAATTCAAGGGCGACAATGGCGACATGGTGAGTGTTTCCGTCTCCGGCCCTATCGAGGTCAACAGCCCGATGGCGGCCAGGGCAGCTGCCGTGGCCGGGCTTGGATTTTCGATCCTGCCGGATTTCATCGCCGCCCCCGATATTGCCAGCGGACGGCTGGTGACGGCGCTCGATGACCGCATCCTGTCGGGCGGCGGCATTTTCACCGTCTATCCGCACCGCCGCTACCTGCCGGCCAAGGTTCGCGTTTTCGTCGACTTCCTGGTGCAGTGGTTCAAGACGCTTGACGCTGCTTGA
- a CDS encoding amidase, giving the protein MTGTHGPFNAFLDLRQMPVANAELGPLAGLRLAVKDIYDVAGYRTGCGNPAKFAENPAASRSAPAVQMVLDAGARFVGKTQTDELAFSLFGQNAHFPFPVNPAAPDRVTGGSSSGSAAAVAGRLAQIATGSDTGGSIRAPASFCGLIGLRTTHGRIPLDGAMKLAPSFDTFGWFADDIETYETVGKLLLGRDPHQHPLDRPLALDWLDEMVARPALAEYAGMKALAGAVLGAPATPTMRFTSSPDELYWCFRRLQAREAWATHGTWITSGERQLGPGVEERFGFGRAVDDRTAQTEKVRRLTFRGELSALLGKNGFLILPTVPGPAPYVNSTPEQLQAYRERALHLLCLAGLSGFPQITLPIGSVAGAPFGLSLLGPSGSDIALIRLGRKLLDAARKA; this is encoded by the coding sequence ATGACAGGCACACACGGCCCCTTCAACGCATTTCTCGACCTCCGCCAGATGCCGGTGGCCAATGCCGAACTCGGGCCGTTGGCAGGCCTGCGGCTGGCGGTCAAGGACATCTACGATGTCGCGGGATATCGCACCGGCTGCGGCAATCCCGCGAAGTTCGCCGAAAACCCTGCCGCGTCGCGCTCGGCACCTGCCGTGCAGATGGTACTCGACGCCGGCGCGCGCTTCGTCGGCAAGACCCAGACCGACGAGCTTGCCTTCTCGCTGTTTGGCCAGAACGCGCATTTTCCGTTCCCGGTAAACCCCGCCGCGCCGGATCGCGTCACCGGCGGCTCATCGTCCGGATCGGCCGCTGCGGTGGCGGGCAGGCTCGCACAGATCGCCACCGGCTCCGACACCGGCGGCTCGATCCGCGCGCCGGCGAGCTTTTGCGGGCTGATCGGCCTGCGCACCACGCATGGCCGCATCCCGCTTGACGGCGCCATGAAGCTGGCGCCGAGCTTCGACACGTTCGGCTGGTTCGCCGACGACATCGAGACCTACGAAACGGTCGGCAAGCTGCTGCTTGGCCGCGACCCGCATCAGCACCCGTTGGACCGCCCGCTGGCGCTGGACTGGCTGGACGAGATGGTCGCCCGCCCGGCACTTGCCGAATATGCCGGGATGAAGGCGCTGGCTGGAGCGGTTCTCGGCGCGCCGGCGACGCCGACGATGCGCTTCACCTCATCTCCCGATGAACTCTACTGGTGCTTCCGCCGGCTGCAGGCCAGGGAAGCCTGGGCAACGCACGGCACCTGGATCACCAGTGGCGAGCGCCAACTCGGCCCCGGCGTTGAAGAGCGATTCGGTTTTGGCCGTGCCGTTGATGACAGGACGGCGCAAACCGAGAAGGTGCGGCGGCTGACCTTTCGCGGTGAGCTGAGCGCCCTGCTCGGCAAGAACGGGTTTCTCATCCTGCCAACCGTTCCTGGCCCCGCGCCCTATGTGAACAGCACGCCCGAGCAGCTCCAGGCCTACCGCGAGCGGGCGCTGCATCTCCTGTGCCTGGCCGGCCTTTCCGGTTTCCCGCAGATCACGCTGCCGATCGGCTCGGTCGCCGGCGCGCCTTTCGGCCTTTCGCTGCTTGGCCCTTCCGGCAGCGACATTGCCCTGATACGGCTCGGCCGAAAACTTCTCGATGCGGCACGAAAGGCCTGA
- the odc2 gene encoding ornithine/lysine decarboxylase — translation MATQRILDFLATRRPAGPCLVVDLDVVRDNFRAFEKALPDSKIYYAVKANPAPEILRLLAAMGSSFDTASVAEVEMAMDAGAPADRISFGNTIKKERDIARAYQLGIRLFAVDCVEEVEKIARVAPGARVFCRVLTDGEGAEWPLSRKFGCVPAMAVDVLRQAKALGLDAYGVSFHVGSQQTDLTAWDRALADAKKVFSTLADEGIVLKMVNMGGGFPTRYLRDVPAAQAYGQAIFSALRKHFGNAIPETIIEPGRGMVGNAGVIKSEVVLISKKAENDNVRWVFLDIGKFGGLAETMDEAIRYPIVTAHDGSETAPCVLAGPTCDSADVMYEKTPYPLPLSLTIGDEVLIEGTGAYTTTYSAVAFNGFEPLRSYVI, via the coding sequence ATGGCTACCCAGCGCATCCTTGACTTCCTCGCCACCCGACGTCCGGCCGGCCCCTGCCTCGTCGTCGACCTCGATGTCGTTCGCGACAATTTCCGTGCCTTCGAGAAGGCACTGCCCGATTCCAAGATCTACTACGCGGTGAAAGCAAACCCGGCGCCGGAAATCCTGCGCCTTCTTGCTGCGATGGGCTCGTCCTTCGACACCGCTTCCGTTGCCGAAGTCGAGATGGCGATGGACGCCGGTGCGCCGGCGGACCGCATCTCCTTCGGCAACACCATCAAGAAGGAGCGCGATATCGCGCGCGCCTATCAGCTGGGCATTCGCCTTTTCGCTGTGGATTGCGTCGAAGAGGTCGAGAAGATCGCCCGCGTCGCTCCTGGTGCTCGCGTGTTCTGCCGCGTTTTGACCGATGGTGAAGGCGCCGAGTGGCCGCTGTCGCGCAAGTTCGGCTGCGTGCCTGCAATGGCCGTCGACGTGCTGCGCCAGGCCAAGGCGCTTGGCCTCGACGCCTATGGCGTGTCGTTCCATGTCGGCTCTCAGCAGACGGACCTGACCGCCTGGGACCGTGCGCTGGCCGATGCCAAGAAGGTGTTCTCGACGCTGGCTGACGAAGGCATCGTCCTGAAGATGGTCAATATGGGCGGCGGTTTCCCGACGCGCTACCTGCGTGACGTGCCGGCGGCCCAGGCCTATGGCCAGGCGATCTTTTCTGCGCTGCGCAAGCATTTCGGCAATGCCATTCCCGAAACCATCATCGAGCCGGGCCGTGGCATGGTCGGCAATGCCGGCGTCATCAAGTCGGAAGTCGTGCTGATCTCGAAGAAGGCCGAAAACGACAATGTGCGCTGGGTGTTCCTCGACATCGGCAAGTTCGGCGGTCTGGCCGAGACGATGGACGAGGCGATCCGCTATCCGATCGTCACCGCGCATGACGGCAGCGAGACCGCGCCCTGCGTGCTCGCCGGGCCGACCTGCGATTCGGCCGACGTGATGTACGAGAAGACGCCGTACCCGCTGCCCTTGTCGCTGACGATCGGCGACGAGGTGCTGATCGAAGGCACTGGCGCCTACACGACCACCTACTCGGCGGTCGCGTTCAACGGCTTCGAGCCTCTCCGATCCTACGTGATCTGA
- a CDS encoding GNAT family N-acetyltransferase: MNSADFTLSTPSSAFGGISPSTGAIAIVCETTADVAAREALLDQAMGPKRRKKSSEKLRRGRRPSEGLAFVARDASGAVTGTVRLWDVRLGEGGPAALLLGPLAVDPALKGAGIGSALMQHAVAEAARLGHAVIMLVGDAPYYERFGFSAEKTGSLAMPGPYERHRLLALELLDGALDGAKGTLKAAGRKLKAQELTSAA, from the coding sequence ATGAACAGTGCAGATTTTACGCTTTCGACCCCCTCTTCCGCTTTCGGCGGTATCTCCCCCTCGACAGGGGCGATTGCCATTGTTTGCGAAACCACAGCCGATGTCGCGGCGCGCGAGGCTTTGCTCGACCAGGCCATGGGGCCGAAGCGCCGCAAGAAGTCATCCGAGAAGCTGCGGCGCGGCCGCCGGCCCTCGGAGGGCTTGGCTTTTGTCGCGCGTGACGCGTCGGGCGCTGTGACCGGCACCGTGCGGCTTTGGGATGTGCGGCTGGGCGAGGGTGGCCCGGCGGCCTTGCTGCTCGGCCCGCTCGCGGTCGACCCGGCGCTGAAGGGCGCCGGCATCGGCTCGGCATTGATGCAGCACGCCGTCGCGGAAGCGGCGCGTCTTGGCCATGCCGTGATTATGCTGGTCGGCGATGCGCCTTACTACGAGCGCTTCGGCTTTTCCGCTGAGAAGACCGGATCGCTGGCCATGCCCGGTCCTTACGAGCGGCACCGCCTGCTGGCGCTGGAACTGCTGGACGGCGCGCTCGATGGCGCCAAAGGCACGCTGAAGGCAGCCGGCCGCAAACTGAAGGCGCAGGAACTGACATCAGCGGCTTGA
- a CDS encoding SCP2 sterol-binding domain-containing protein, with protein sequence MSVQEIADKISTRVASAGFDRSVKFDTGSDGVIVIDGASISTTDAPADCTIKLSLDDLDSLISGDLNPTMAFMTGKIKVEGDMTVAMSLSQLLG encoded by the coding sequence ATGAGCGTTCAGGAGATTGCCGACAAGATCAGCACGCGCGTGGCAAGTGCCGGGTTCGACCGTTCGGTGAAGTTCGATACCGGCAGCGATGGCGTCATCGTCATCGACGGCGCAAGCATCTCGACCACCGATGCGCCGGCCGATTGCACTATCAAGCTCTCGCTCGATGATCTGGATTCGCTGATCTCGGGCGATCTCAACCCGACCATGGCTTTCATGACCGGCAAGATAAAGGTCGAGGGCGACATGACGGTCGCCATGTCGCTCAGCCAGCTGCTAGGGTGA
- a CDS encoding rod-binding protein, producing the protein MDVARAVEPADIEAARAALTKRAGGAAGTFSIDTADAVNAGSILSRATADAAAVTADPSKKFKKFEAMVLQTFIQNMLPKDTEGVYGKGLAGDMWKSQLAERMADVMADRGGIGIAKSMLADHYRKGKQVVPIGPVSGGPEKTEIDQQTRLSTSLVHELQRKAAKSMTGDDMTIKTDIKI; encoded by the coding sequence ATGGATGTTGCCCGCGCTGTTGAGCCGGCTGACATCGAGGCGGCCAGGGCCGCGCTAACCAAGCGCGCCGGTGGCGCTGCCGGCACGTTCTCGATCGACACGGCGGACGCCGTCAATGCCGGCTCGATCCTGTCGCGCGCCACGGCCGACGCCGCGGCGGTGACAGCCGACCCCTCCAAGAAATTCAAGAAATTCGAGGCCATGGTGCTGCAGACGTTCATCCAGAACATGCTGCCCAAGGACACCGAGGGCGTCTACGGCAAGGGCTTGGCCGGCGACATGTGGAAATCGCAGCTTGCCGAGCGCATGGCCGATGTCATGGCCGATCGCGGCGGCATCGGCATCGCCAAGTCCATGCTGGCCGACCACTATCGCAAGGGCAAGCAGGTGGTGCCGATCGGCCCGGTCTCGGGCGGACCGGAAAAGACCGAGATCGACCAGCAGACCCGGCTCTCCACCTCGCTGGTGCATGAATTGCAGCGCAAGGCCGCGAAATCGATGACCGGCGACGATATGACCATCAAGACAGACATCAAGATCTAG